The following proteins are co-located in the Paenibacillus sp. FSL H8-0079 genome:
- a CDS encoding AraC family transcriptional regulator, with the protein MTEPFRADFHDPTDLLHIEYDRRIGYFSMTDDHLHDHYELYYLLSGERIYFIKDRTYRVKAGDLVFVDRNTVHKTLESGVPDHERMVLYLKPELFAAIATSAELVEGLKEPFCWEIPIVRFPSQVTEVLERMVSEMVDEMLRPQPGSNLLLRHRAIELLLHAYRNQHLGRLCSDDREPVLHPKTQAVVRHLNENYQKPLTLPEVAGMFRISPHYLSRLFKQTTGFTFSDYLNLLRVKEAQRLLRESEESVTDIAWLAGFSNFSHFGKMFKRTVQVSPRVYRQEYREAGLMRTIK; encoded by the coding sequence ATGACAGAACCTTTTCGTGCAGATTTTCATGATCCCACGGATTTGCTACACATCGAATATGATCGTCGCATTGGATACTTCTCAATGACGGATGACCATCTGCATGATCATTATGAGTTGTATTATCTGTTGTCTGGCGAGCGTATTTATTTCATCAAGGACCGGACTTATCGGGTCAAGGCTGGCGATCTGGTGTTTGTTGACCGCAATACGGTTCACAAGACATTGGAGAGCGGTGTGCCCGACCATGAACGAATGGTGCTATATTTGAAGCCTGAGCTTTTTGCAGCCATAGCTACTTCCGCGGAGTTAGTTGAAGGCTTGAAGGAACCCTTCTGTTGGGAGATTCCCATTGTAAGATTTCCTTCACAGGTCACGGAGGTTTTGGAGCGTATGGTTAGCGAGATGGTGGATGAAATGCTTCGTCCCCAACCCGGAAGCAACTTGTTGCTTCGTCACCGGGCTATTGAATTGTTGCTGCATGCTTATCGGAATCAGCACCTGGGCAGGTTATGCTCCGATGATCGTGAGCCGGTTCTTCATCCCAAGACACAGGCAGTTGTACGTCACCTGAATGAGAACTATCAGAAACCACTGACATTACCTGAGGTGGCGGGTATGTTTCGCATTAGTCCGCATTATCTGAGTCGATTGTTCAAACAAACGACGGGATTTACCTTCAGTGATTATCTGAATCTGTTACGGGTGAAGGAAGCACAGCGTTTGCTGCGAGAAAGTGAGGAATCCGTTACGGATATCGCTTGGCTTGCGGGATTCAGTAACTTCTCTCATTTTGGCAAGATGTTCAAGCGTACTGTTCAGGTATCACCAAGAGTCTATAGGCAGGAGTACAGGGAAGCTGGTTTAATGAGAACGATAAAATAG
- a CDS encoding RidA family protein, producing MIEARMKELGIILPQASAPAAKYANAVIVNGIMYVSGKGPDTSERGKLGSDFTTEQGYDFARNAGLEVLAVVRDVLGSLDRVKRVVKVQGFINSSASYQEHHKVLNGFSDLMMEVFGDQGVHARSVFGAVSVRDNLPLIIDSIFQVEE from the coding sequence ATGATTGAAGCAAGAATGAAAGAACTGGGGATCATTTTACCACAGGCCAGCGCGCCCGCTGCAAAATATGCCAATGCCGTTATTGTCAATGGAATCATGTATGTATCCGGGAAAGGACCTGATACCTCTGAACGTGGCAAACTGGGATCAGACTTCACAACAGAGCAGGGATATGATTTTGCCCGGAATGCTGGACTGGAGGTGCTTGCTGTAGTTCGAGACGTGCTAGGTTCACTGGATCGGGTGAAGAGAGTGGTTAAAGTGCAGGGCTTCATCAATTCGTCCGCTTCGTATCAGGAGCATCATAAAGTGCTGAATGGATTCTCGGATCTGATGATGGAGGTATTCGGGGATCAGGGGGTACACGCCCGTTCGGTATTCGGTGCCGTATCTGTGAGGGATAATTTGCCGCTGATCATTGATTCTATTTTTCAGGTAGAGGAGTAG
- a CDS encoding GNAT family N-acetyltransferase, whose product MTESSSFNPIMLTIPESFYTERLMIRAPQWGDGKAVNEAVRESAEQLRLWLPFAEKIPSLEESEVTVRKARLQYLERTDMMLHLRDRHTDEFVGSSGLHRIDWNARCFEIGYWIRTSRAGEGLMTEAVRGIEQFAITHLEANRLEIRCDARNVRSAKVAERAGYTLEGTLRKMRRDSTGTLVDCMVFSKVRGSEFGG is encoded by the coding sequence ATGACAGAATCGTCTTCATTTAATCCGATCATGCTAACGATTCCCGAGAGCTTCTACACAGAACGTCTCATGATTCGTGCCCCGCAGTGGGGAGATGGCAAGGCTGTGAATGAAGCGGTCCGTGAAAGTGCGGAACAACTGCGGTTGTGGTTGCCTTTTGCCGAGAAGATCCCGTCATTGGAAGAGTCCGAAGTGACTGTTCGCAAAGCAAGACTGCAATATCTGGAGCGTACCGACATGATGTTACATTTGCGTGATAGACATACGGATGAATTCGTAGGCAGCAGCGGGCTACATCGCATTGACTGGAATGCACGCTGTTTTGAGATCGGTTACTGGATTCGAACATCGCGAGCTGGTGAGGGTTTGATGACAGAAGCGGTGAGAGGCATTGAGCAATTTGCCATTACTCATCTGGAGGCGAATCGGCTGGAGATCCGCTGTGATGCCAGGAATGTGCGAAGTGCCAAAGTAGCCGAACGAGCGGGTTATACGCTGGAAGGTACACTACGTAAGATGCGACGGGACAGTACAGGTACGCTGGTGGATTGTATGGTTTTCTCTAAAGTCAGAGGCAGTGAGTTCGGAGGGTAA
- a CDS encoding aminoglycoside phosphotransferase family protein: protein MERIGQGRTAEIYAYSNEHIMKLYRMDFPIEAVQNEFRISEFAFKKGLPVPQAVSLMEHTTSRAGIVFERLQGTTLLTLIIQQPELLEQLAFKMADCQYRLHCERDDEGTLPLQKQILSGAIHNVRLLSEDDQARVLSYLTTLPDQQQICHGDFHPDNVMLSEAGDQYWVIDWMTGMSGDPAGDVARSWVILMSGTLPEDTEPAIRMGFEMARESLVEYYINHYIHLSGISRETVESWMLPVAAARLDEDLPAQEAEQLLKFVQERLRQLDESNYFI, encoded by the coding sequence ATGGAACGAATCGGTCAAGGAAGAACTGCAGAAATCTATGCATATTCGAACGAGCACATTATGAAGTTATATCGAATGGATTTTCCAATCGAAGCAGTCCAGAATGAATTCAGAATAAGTGAGTTTGCATTCAAAAAAGGACTCCCCGTCCCACAGGCAGTATCCTTGATGGAACATACTACATCGCGAGCAGGGATTGTTTTTGAACGACTTCAGGGGACTACCCTGTTAACACTTATCATTCAGCAACCGGAGTTGCTGGAGCAGCTGGCGTTTAAAATGGCTGACTGCCAATACAGACTTCATTGTGAGCGAGATGATGAAGGGACGCTCCCCTTACAGAAGCAGATTTTATCGGGAGCGATTCACAATGTTCGATTATTGTCGGAGGACGATCAAGCGCGAGTCCTTTCTTACTTAACAACATTGCCTGATCAACAGCAGATCTGTCATGGCGATTTTCACCCTGATAATGTTATGCTCAGTGAGGCTGGCGATCAATACTGGGTCATCGATTGGATGACTGGTATGTCCGGTGATCCTGCGGGTGATGTGGCTCGAAGCTGGGTAATATTAATGAGCGGCACTTTGCCGGAAGATACGGAGCCTGCGATACGAATGGGTTTTGAAATGGCTCGTGAATCACTGGTCGAATATTACATTAATCACTATATACATCTTTCCGGGATTTCCCGGGAAACGGTTGAATCCTGGATGCTGCCAGTTGCTGCAGCACGTCTTGACGAGGATCTGCCTGCTCAAGAAGCGGAACAGCTGCTAAAGTTTGTTCAGGAACGACTTCGTCAGCTAGACGAATCTAATTATTTTATATAA
- a CDS encoding class I SAM-dependent methyltransferase gives MLHSLKAIQSYKSGNMPEAQQQWLQLLAAAEKPHINLERIHSIAELEGTNPVLDYTERTLHVLEKLQVSFWVREILEDVLIWSETAKAGSREQRRGWQKQGVNLFVHNVGSAQLYELYSGADHLNNDIGKSRETSINPPGSPSDVLSKNAEISEHTAPPSHTPRYEIIRTLITTHGLIGQYIRGEIPFAENAPLHGLIVKGWLTPDELHTILMTLNECIIAGVDPALWNQVCAEVQRIVGWIIAGPDHEDWSVKERLSRLRSSSIRQGEAMDEAYAKLQTELDVEPILAPLAHRTLWYVESAMQDFSLQEMVKVFLLTLRSESMNPTSMESRSEIVRHISFELLMNTMYYDYKGVKKLNIYKKRMIEKYLEQYSWEQIAAGEQIVYPHLTHRIERHTDLPDTLFVTFEFSPAAEKLIAFCIEAEKSPLYEKAVLLLFDLFGLRRDAYDRFHNEETYLSDMNSSGDYKKVLLDYIVGKRVLDIGPGGGILLDLIEQEKPEVEPIGIDISANVIEALERKKQREGHSWQVMKGDALQLEQYVQPGTVDTVIFSSILHELYSYIELDGRKFNSDTVAAALRSSFRVLSPGGRILIRDGIMSEPEAQKRQIRFLEPDGMRWLERYAEDFQGRAIEYERVSHNEVVLPINDAMEFLYTYTWGEEAYVHEIQEQFGIFTPTAYENCIREALGEQAEIITFEHFLQEGYTEALGERVIFMNEDGELAPLPDSTCLIVIEKKKGLADG, from the coding sequence ATGCTGCATTCATTAAAGGCCATACAATCATACAAGTCAGGCAACATGCCGGAAGCCCAGCAGCAATGGCTGCAACTGCTGGCAGCGGCGGAGAAGCCCCATATTAACCTCGAACGCATTCATTCCATTGCCGAACTTGAGGGCACGAATCCAGTGTTGGATTACACTGAGCGTACACTGCACGTGCTGGAGAAACTTCAGGTTTCTTTTTGGGTGCGAGAAATTCTGGAGGACGTATTAATCTGGTCAGAGACGGCGAAGGCCGGATCACGGGAGCAGCGGCGAGGATGGCAAAAGCAGGGCGTTAACCTGTTTGTACACAATGTGGGGTCCGCCCAGTTATATGAGCTGTACTCAGGGGCAGACCACCTGAATAACGACATCGGTAAGAGCAGGGAGACGAGTATCAATCCACCTGGATCTCCGAGCGATGTCCTAAGTAAGAATGCGGAAATAAGCGAGCATACTGCGCCGCCTTCACACACGCCAAGATATGAGATTATTCGTACGCTAATTACTACGCATGGACTTATCGGCCAATATATACGCGGCGAGATTCCATTTGCCGAGAATGCTCCGCTTCACGGCTTGATCGTCAAAGGATGGCTAACTCCAGATGAACTCCATACCATACTGATGACATTAAATGAGTGCATTATCGCAGGCGTTGATCCAGCGCTATGGAATCAGGTTTGTGCTGAGGTACAGCGAATTGTAGGCTGGATTATCGCTGGACCGGATCATGAGGACTGGAGCGTGAAGGAACGGTTATCCCGCTTAAGAAGTTCATCCATACGGCAAGGAGAAGCTATGGACGAGGCTTATGCCAAACTTCAAACGGAACTGGATGTGGAACCAATTCTGGCTCCGCTGGCGCATCGTACGCTGTGGTATGTGGAGTCGGCCATGCAGGATTTTTCGTTGCAGGAGATGGTAAAAGTGTTCCTGTTGACGCTTCGCAGCGAAAGTATGAATCCAACATCCATGGAGAGTCGATCTGAAATCGTTCGTCATATCAGCTTCGAACTATTGATGAATACGATGTATTACGACTACAAGGGCGTTAAGAAGCTCAATATTTACAAGAAACGAATGATTGAAAAATATTTGGAACAGTATTCGTGGGAACAAATTGCGGCAGGGGAGCAGATCGTCTATCCCCATCTAACCCATCGCATTGAACGTCATACGGATCTTCCGGATACATTATTCGTGACCTTCGAATTTTCCCCAGCGGCGGAGAAATTGATCGCATTCTGTATTGAAGCGGAAAAGTCGCCGTTATATGAGAAGGCTGTTCTGCTTTTATTCGATCTGTTCGGGTTGCGCCGGGATGCCTATGATCGGTTCCATAACGAAGAGACGTATTTGTCCGATATGAACAGTTCTGGCGATTACAAAAAAGTGTTGCTGGACTATATCGTAGGTAAACGGGTACTTGATATTGGTCCAGGTGGAGGGATTCTGCTGGATCTGATTGAGCAGGAAAAACCGGAAGTGGAGCCAATCGGTATCGATATCTCAGCCAATGTCATTGAAGCGCTGGAGCGCAAAAAACAGCGCGAGGGACACAGCTGGCAAGTCATGAAGGGCGATGCCCTGCAACTGGAGCAATATGTGCAGCCAGGCACCGTGGATACGGTTATTTTTTCATCCATTCTGCATGAATTATATTCATATATTGAACTAGACGGCCGAAAATTTAATTCCGACACAGTCGCGGCAGCGCTGAGAAGTTCATTCCGTGTGCTGTCACCTGGAGGACGAATTCTGATTCGGGATGGCATCATGAGTGAACCGGAAGCACAGAAGCGCCAGATTCGTTTCCTGGAACCGGATGGGATGCGCTGGCTGGAGCGGTATGCAGAAGATTTTCAGGGACGTGCAATTGAATATGAGCGGGTTTCACACAACGAGGTTGTACTGCCGATTAACGATGCAATGGAATTTCTCTATACGTATACGTGGGGCGAAGAGGCATATGTACATGAGATTCAGGAACAGTTTGGTATATTTACGCCAACTGCCTATGAGAACTGTATTCGAGAAGCGCTAGGCGAACAAGCCGAGATTATCACCTTCGAACATTTTCTTCAGGAGGGGTACACAGAAGCACTCGGAGAACGAGTGATCTTCATGAACGAAGATGGGGAGCTTGCGCCTTTGCCAGACAGCACCTGCCTGATCGTCATTGAGAAGAAGAAAGGGTTGGCGGACGGATGA
- a CDS encoding histidine phosphatase family protein, with product MMSEASTVLYFVRHAESRYVEGQERERGLTEQGHQDARTVASLLHGEQIQLFYSSPYRRAVDTIQILADRSGGMVVTEEDLRERQLSSSDVKHESFHESKERLYRDLTYAFPGGESGEQARLRAVAVIEIILDKHAGHKVVIGTHGDVMTLILQHYDASYGYDFWESTTMQDIYKLEFDGTHKLVQVTRLWE from the coding sequence ATGATGAGCGAGGCCAGCACGGTTTTGTATTTTGTTAGACATGCGGAGTCTCGATATGTTGAAGGACAGGAGCGCGAGCGTGGGCTGACAGAACAAGGTCATCAGGATGCGAGAACGGTTGCCAGTCTGCTCCATGGGGAGCAGATTCAACTTTTCTATTCCAGTCCATACAGACGGGCGGTGGATACGATTCAGATTCTGGCAGATCGGTCAGGTGGAATGGTGGTGACAGAGGAAGATCTGCGTGAACGCCAGTTATCGAGTTCGGATGTGAAGCATGAGAGTTTCCATGAATCCAAGGAACGATTGTACCGTGATCTTACGTATGCGTTTCCTGGTGGGGAGTCTGGTGAACAGGCTCGCTTAAGAGCAGTAGCAGTGATCGAGATAATTCTGGATAAGCATGCGGGTCACAAGGTAGTCATCGGAACCCATGGAGATGTAATGACGCTTATTTTACAACACTATGATGCTTCATACGGTTATGATTTTTGGGAGAGTACTACGATGCAGGATATTTATAAGTTAGAATTTGATGGAACGCACAAGTTGGTTCAGGTCACTCGATTGTGGGAGTAA
- a CDS encoding 3'-5' exonuclease, with protein sequence MKITLLPDTYFIENLSVSSLQDRMYCIFDLEGTGINPVVESVTQFGAMHYQRGQQCNTTFSSLARANKPIPEPVAKLTGISNEDMLEAPSFVEAFQTFQEFIGDNVLVTQAGYEYDLPILKRHCDEYGLPMLTNPVLDTKAMFTYIHPEINEVVSTDFLIRYYDLNTDGIHRHNALADCGVIAGIFESILSEYEELQLDHFTADPNRMMKRFVIPEMYLT encoded by the coding sequence ATGAAAATTACGCTGTTGCCTGATACATACTTTATTGAGAATCTAAGCGTATCTTCATTACAGGATAGAATGTACTGTATATTTGATCTCGAAGGTACGGGCATTAATCCTGTGGTGGAGAGTGTGACACAATTTGGTGCGATGCATTACCAAAGAGGACAACAATGTAATACAACATTTTCATCACTTGCACGTGCGAACAAACCTATACCAGAACCTGTGGCGAAATTAACAGGCATTTCGAATGAGGATATGTTGGAGGCTCCTTCGTTCGTAGAAGCATTTCAGACCTTTCAGGAGTTCATTGGGGATAACGTTCTTGTGACACAAGCCGGATATGAGTATGACCTGCCCATCTTGAAGCGGCATTGTGATGAATATGGTCTCCCGATGTTGACCAACCCGGTGTTGGATACAAAAGCGATGTTTACTTACATTCATCCTGAGATTAACGAGGTCGTTTCTACAGATTTTCTAATTCGGTATTATGATCTGAATACAGATGGAATTCACAGGCACAATGCTTTGGCAGATTGTGGTGTGATCGCTGGTATCTTTGAAAGTATCCTTAGCGAATATGAGGAACTTCAATTGGATCATTTTACAGCCGATCCTAATCGAATGATGAAGCGTTTTGTTATACCTGAGATGTATTTGACATGA
- a CDS encoding ABC transporter substrate-binding protein, producing MVGFIKGFKGWAITLLLMGLVISGCSTNTATNAEQTPATESAASGENTTETETEPATRVVQDEFGDVTIPVQPQRIAGIYVEDYLKALDITPVVQWYHPLWGVQEYLKLDVPQFDITGSIEALLEYDPDLIIVDGVVDAEKYEMYSKVAPTYRLPEGILQDSNQVLTAIADVVGKPDKGEEVSKAFEAKIADAKSKLQEAVGDETVAVVRLNVNDNTLALFGIKNRYTGFIYSELGLTPHPLVSKMEDYQEILSEEAIPQLDADHLIIFPSNGEWSSPENKEALKVLDSKLWQSLPAVKNNQVYIMERSHWQSGAITANSMKIDDLLEKMTP from the coding sequence ATGGTAGGTTTTATTAAAGGTTTCAAAGGGTGGGCGATTACATTACTGCTCATGGGTCTAGTTATTTCAGGATGTAGTACAAATACCGCAACGAATGCGGAACAGACTCCTGCAACTGAAAGTGCAGCTTCTGGAGAAAATACTACTGAAACCGAGACAGAGCCTGCTACACGGGTTGTACAGGATGAATTTGGAGATGTGACGATTCCGGTTCAACCACAGCGGATTGCTGGAATATATGTAGAAGATTATCTGAAGGCGCTCGATATTACACCTGTAGTGCAGTGGTATCATCCTTTGTGGGGTGTGCAGGAGTATTTAAAACTGGACGTTCCGCAATTTGATATAACAGGAAGTATTGAAGCTTTGTTGGAATATGATCCGGATCTCATTATTGTGGATGGTGTAGTGGATGCGGAGAAATATGAGATGTATTCCAAGGTAGCACCGACGTATCGTCTACCTGAAGGCATTCTGCAGGATTCCAATCAAGTCTTGACAGCCATTGCCGATGTTGTAGGTAAACCGGATAAGGGTGAAGAAGTTTCGAAGGCATTTGAGGCTAAAATTGCGGATGCCAAGTCGAAGTTGCAGGAAGCGGTCGGGGACGAGACTGTTGCGGTTGTCCGGTTGAATGTTAACGATAACACGCTGGCGTTGTTCGGCATCAAAAATCGCTACACCGGATTTATCTATTCAGAGTTAGGTCTGACACCTCATCCACTGGTAAGTAAAATGGAGGACTACCAGGAGATCCTGTCAGAAGAAGCAATTCCGCAGCTTGATGCGGATCACCTTATTATTTTCCCTTCCAATGGGGAATGGTCATCTCCAGAGAACAAGGAAGCCTTGAAGGTACTCGACAGCAAGTTGTGGCAATCGCTTCCGGCGGTTAAAAATAATCAGGTGTACATTATGGAAAGATCACATTGGCAATCAGGTGCGATTACAGCAAATTCCATGAAAATCGATGATCTCTTGGAAAAAATGACTCCATAA
- a CDS encoding AraC family transcriptional regulator, translating to MEKGMIMFVPAATSIKIESSSWTENELQYYKLDLMVAELKEENSNALSRRNMEEQQEPPQGTDSPRILPLMQLNYSPWSSCLESLEQILRQQITGDWLEQWEVQLRFQEWFRALLSQSNPEIEAPDERARLQSSIRYIGDHYDQTITVDELAADIGLTRASYTRQFKKITGKLPLDYVNTVRLERSKQLLQLTDDRIHEIAQNVGFSSEYYFGRRFKQYAGISPGLYRRHHRQEVRVFAPYLEDFVLALGVKPVLQCSHHSWGRQQYLELDDVPEFDVSKQDAQFNLGNVPDFIMLDKGYDRWNLDRFEQVAPTFYVDHLGEDWRSILKSTADVLGKVSRVQDVIGAYEDKAMEAKGRLARYMRGQTVAFLRISASDITLYGDQQGYVGPVIYQDLGLTPHSRVQQWTRHERRILIGLEQLSQLNADHLLITFDTGNSAKPGDERELLERDEWKRLPAVKSGNVYEVDFMSWMNYGVISHGKKIEDILRFMA from the coding sequence TTGGAAAAAGGAATGATTATGTTTGTTCCGGCTGCAACATCCATTAAAATAGAAAGTTCTTCTTGGACTGAAAATGAATTGCAATACTATAAGCTTGATCTAATGGTGGCTGAATTGAAAGAAGAGAATTCGAACGCTTTGTCTAGAAGAAACATGGAGGAGCAGCAGGAACCTCCCCAAGGTACAGATTCTCCGAGAATACTACCTCTTATGCAGCTGAATTACAGCCCGTGGAGTTCCTGTCTGGAATCCTTGGAACAAATACTGCGTCAACAGATCACTGGCGATTGGCTGGAGCAATGGGAGGTGCAGCTTCGTTTCCAGGAGTGGTTCCGTGCTTTGCTTAGCCAGAGTAATCCTGAAATCGAAGCACCAGATGAGCGTGCACGTCTTCAAAGTTCAATTCGTTATATTGGCGACCACTATGATCAGACGATAACCGTGGATGAGCTCGCGGCAGATATTGGTCTTACCAGAGCTAGCTATACTCGGCAATTCAAAAAAATTACAGGCAAGCTTCCGCTTGATTATGTGAATACGGTTCGGCTGGAGCGTTCGAAACAACTATTGCAGCTGACGGATGATCGCATTCATGAAATTGCACAAAATGTGGGATTCAGCAGCGAGTATTATTTTGGTCGCCGTTTCAAGCAATATGCGGGTATTTCACCTGGATTGTACCGTCGTCATCACCGTCAAGAGGTTCGTGTCTTTGCTCCGTATCTGGAAGACTTTGTGTTGGCCCTTGGCGTAAAGCCTGTATTGCAATGTTCGCATCATTCCTGGGGCAGACAGCAATATTTGGAGTTGGATGATGTACCCGAATTTGATGTGAGCAAGCAGGATGCTCAGTTTAATCTGGGCAATGTACCTGACTTTATCATGCTGGACAAAGGATATGATCGATGGAATCTAGATCGCTTCGAGCAGGTAGCACCTACATTTTACGTGGATCATTTGGGAGAGGATTGGCGCTCCATTTTGAAATCCACAGCCGATGTGTTGGGGAAGGTGAGTCGGGTTCAAGATGTAATCGGTGCGTATGAAGACAAGGCAATGGAAGCCAAAGGAAGGTTAGCACGTTATATGCGTGGTCAGACGGTAGCTTTTTTACGTATATCTGCATCGGATATTACTCTCTATGGGGATCAGCAGGGCTACGTCGGGCCTGTAATTTATCAGGATCTTGGATTGACTCCTCACTCCCGTGTGCAGCAATGGACAAGACACGAGCGGAGGATTCTCATTGGATTGGAGCAGTTAAGTCAGCTTAATGCGGATCACTTGTTGATTACATTTGACACTGGAAATTCTGCTAAACCTGGAGATGAGCGCGAACTGCTCGAAAGGGATGAATGGAAACGCCTGCCTGCGGTGAAGAGTGGTAATGTGTATGAAGTGGATTTCATGTCGTGGATGAACTACGGCGTGATCTCTCATGGGAAGAAGATTGAGGATATATTGCGGTTTATGGCTTGA
- a CDS encoding fibronectin type III domain-containing protein produces the protein MKTTLFKKVGLLIGALIFTIGFASNSGVHAAVDYSGGLMDKMIMTLSDTENKGSKSTYALTDNNEATSAIIEKWNTPSSAVDHAVGIFNGTVTANAIRVKADYDVSVGLFDSTGKAIIPTYWYTVKANQADGRLIYLPTTYKGIAKVNLFNYSNTRTVSVSEFQLYNITPPANPLDLEASADESSIGLEWNEVTTATSYTIKRSTTANGPYTTVATGVTKVNYTDSDVTPGTTYYYVVTGVNPVGESVNSNEASAIIESNGQVDPEPEQPTTPEPEEPTTPEQPEQPSTNRAIFVVTMTTGLEKEFDLSMKEVNDFIDWYETKQAGSGKASYAIDKHDNNKGPFKSRKDYILFDRVLTFEVSEY, from the coding sequence GTGAAGACAACATTGTTCAAGAAAGTTGGGTTATTGATTGGAGCATTAATTTTTACAATCGGTTTTGCATCTAATTCAGGGGTACATGCAGCGGTAGATTATAGCGGCGGGCTCATGGATAAGATGATAATGACACTTAGCGATACGGAAAACAAGGGGAGTAAATCTACATATGCATTAACAGATAATAATGAAGCAACAAGCGCGATTATAGAAAAATGGAACACGCCATCATCAGCAGTGGATCATGCTGTTGGAATCTTTAATGGAACAGTTACAGCGAATGCAATCCGTGTAAAAGCAGATTATGATGTTTCCGTTGGATTATTTGATTCCACTGGAAAGGCGATTATACCGACGTATTGGTACACAGTAAAAGCAAATCAGGCTGATGGAAGATTAATTTATCTTCCTACAACGTACAAAGGAATAGCAAAAGTTAACTTGTTTAATTACTCCAATACACGGACAGTCAGTGTATCCGAGTTTCAGCTGTATAATATTACACCTCCAGCTAATCCATTAGATCTCGAAGCATCTGCAGATGAATCATCCATTGGATTGGAATGGAATGAAGTAACAACAGCAACCAGTTATACGATTAAAAGATCAACTACAGCAAATGGGCCATATACAACAGTGGCAACTGGCGTAACCAAGGTCAATTATACAGATTCAGATGTAACTCCAGGTACGACCTATTATTACGTAGTGACTGGTGTTAATCCTGTTGGTGAAAGTGTTAACTCTAACGAAGCATCAGCCATTATTGAGAGCAACGGGCAGGTTGATCCGGAACCAGAGCAACCAACCACACCAGAACCTGAAGAACCTACAACTCCGGAACAACCAGAGCAACCATCCACCAACCGTGCCATCTTTGTCGTCACCATGACAACGGGCTTGGAGAAAGAATTCGACCTAAGCATGAAAGAAGTAAATGATTTCATCGACTGGTACGAAACCAAGCAAGCGGGAAGCGGAAAGGCATCTTATGCCATCGATAAACATGACAACAACAAAGGGCCATTTAAGAGTCGGAAGGATTATATTCTGTTTGATCGAGTGCTGACGTTTGAGGTAAGTGAATACTAA